The Setaria viridis chromosome 9, Setaria_viridis_v4.0, whole genome shotgun sequence sequence TGCAGATCAGCTTGGTGCGGCGCGTGCTCCGGAAGCCGTTCTCCCGCAGCTCCGCCTCCGTGGCGGCGTCCACGACGATGGCCGCGGGGTGGGAAGCCGCCAACGTGTAGACGCCGTTCGGGGTGGGGGCCGGGTCGGGGAAGGAGGTGAGGTCGGAGGACGAGGttgcgaggcggcggccggggccgcggcgttgggggcgggggcggaagtgggaggtgacggggaggcggtggaggtggtgggagGAGGGGTTAGAGGGTTTAGGAGGTGTCGGGAGGTGGAGAGGGCGAGCGGTGGTGGCCATGGCAGCTCGCTACGGCGGCGATAGTAGTCGAGGAGGCTGGAGACAGCGGCGAGAGCGGGTCaggtaggcggcggcggaggtgtggCTCTGGCTTTGGGAATGTCGCCCGCGGCGCTGCGAGTTCAGGACGGCTGCTATGGCGGGTACGGGCGTATGACTCCCTGGACCCTGGCTGTGGCCCTGCGGCTGCGGATGACGGAGATGCTGAGCTGGGCGGTTGGATGCAGTGTCAGATGCCAACGGCGCCTCGTCAGATACGGATCTGGGATACTGTCAAAACTCAAAAAAGCATCGCTGGCGTTAAACTTTTTGTGCAGTATTGTGAAGAGACAAATAATCGAAGTCAGAAAAGGAATAAAGACTTTTAACAATATTTGTCTCTTAGGCAAATTACAACTGTTTCATCTCTCGATGTTCATCTCTCGATTAAACCTTAACTCTAGCGGTTGTTGCCTCCTCACCGATCTCTATAGGTACATGGAGAGGAAAAGTGATCTTTATAGATTCATATGGCCCGGCTCACCATTGTGAGAGCAGTTTTTATGATGACCCGTAGCTTATAGGTACATATATGACTAAAACCTTACCATAACGATAAAATATTACGGTAATACTTGGAATTGTACGTCCGACACGTCGCACGCTGTGGAGGCCACGTGACTCTCTCCCATCCACATGTTTTTATCCTTATCTCTAGTGGCAGCTGGACGATAGCTCCACTCCCATCCACATGTTTTTAACACTGCTTGCCTTCGATGAGGTAGTTGTACTTTGATGGGGCCTCGCTCGCGCCAGGCAGCTCTCCAGCGAGTGAGCAGCGACGCTTCGGCGGGTGCTCCGATGAGCGAGGCAGCAGCGCTGGGTGGCGCTCCGGTGAGCAGACAACAGCGCTTCGGCGACTACTCCGGCAAGCGAAGCAGCGGCTTAAGGTGAAGCTCCAGTGAGCAAGCGAACAGCGCCGGGCGGCAGCGCTCCGCTATGCAGTGCTCCTCCTGCCAGGGTTTGCTGCATGTTGCAAGCATATGTTTCAAGTGTTTCGGATATTTCAGaagaatgttgcaagtgtttcatgcAGATGTTGCAAACTAGATTTAGATGTTGCCATGTTACATATATTTCACacacatgttgcaagtgttttatctgGATGTTGCATTTTCAATGAGGGATTTGAATATTCCATGCAACACGAAACAGATGTTGCGGTGGGgtttttcctcatcatcaacagaTGACTAATAAATCTTTTTAACatgttttttgatgttgcaaacggTGATCTTCTATGTTGCAGACGTTTATTTTCTATGGTGCATACATCATTTTTTGATGTTTGCGATGGACAAACGGAGCGTCCGATGGGACGTTTCCCTTCTCTACGTGGGACCCTTACAGAGAGCTTATCTACCTATTGCACCTATTGTGAGTGCCAGCTACCCACAATACATGACTAATGTTGTAAGCTAATCTTATGCGTAGAAAGAGCACACATGTTATTATTGATTAatgttttcttttacatttgtCATGCAAGTTATATGTCCGCATTAGGTTTCTATCGGTGTTTCGTACCACTGACTAGTGATTGTATGCCGCGCTCTCCCTACTTTcgatggctagcacacaagagataAAGAGTTATACTGGTTCAGGAAGATCCCTATGTCTAGTTTCAGCAAAAGTCGTGTTCCTTGATCAAATGTACTAGGCTTACAACGGAATGCTTGCAAGCAACCGTTCGTGCGATGTGTGGATGTATGTGTTGAATGCGAGAGAGAGTGAAAGGAGGCACAGCTCCCTTTATATAGGCCAGGGACCGGGCGATATCGTTGAGAAATGGAGGTGGTCCCCGATCTCGAGGTTGGGGGTTGCGGCGTGGTCGGGTCCTCTTTGCACCAAGAGACTACCTTGTCTTATTCCCTTGGCTGGTCGTAGGTGTCACACGCCTTGTACGGTGGCTCCTGTGCGGCGTGGGCTGCTTACACATGACCCAGCCTGCTCCGTGGCATGCCCCCATCCCGTTCGCCAACCCGTGGCAGTGAACGTGACAGGAGTTGTCTTTGACGTCCGTACTGGTGACGAATGGGCAGGCTTGATTAGTGGCCTGGACGGGGTGTGCCGCTCATCCCGACTTTCCCCAACCTCTTTGGTGCGCTCACGGCTGCTCCTCACCGTATCGCTGGGTCCCACCTCACCCGTGGGACCGTACTGGGCCTAGCGTGGTGGCATGGCCTTGATCTTGACGGGTCTCCTTAACGGCGAAGgggatgatgatgccggggcgCGTGGGCGTGTACGGTCGGTCCGAAGGGTGGAGCCTCACCCTCAAACTTCCTGGTTAAAGGTTGGCTCCCTCACTCGGTCATGTCTCTGGCGTGGGGCGGTCAGGGGGGCCACGCCCTACATTTAATGCCTCTCGTACGACATAGGTCTTCCTGAGTCAAGGAGTGGGTGAGGCGTTGTGGGCCCCTTGCGTGCCCCGTCCCCGAGGTGGCTGAGGTAGCAATTCACGGCTTTTGGCTTCCGACCTAGGGAGATCGGGTGGTGGACTGTAGCGTTGTCTGGGCCATTTCTAGATGCTTCTAACTGTTGGGCTTTTGACCTTTCTTGTTACCTTAAGCCCTTTCCTAAGGGTACCCGGAGCCCGTCAgtttcttttagaaaaaatcTTCGATGTTATTACTTCTATATAACATAGTGTAAGCTACTATTCCATTTAATACGTGGAATTGTTCTTGGCATACTAGTATTTGTTGCGCCCTACTAATTGTTGATGGATTGCAAAGAGAAAATACCATACTCACAATCTAGTCAAGCAAATATTaagttctactccctccgttccaaattattatttgttttgacttttctagatgtataacTTATGCTACGTATCtggatataatatatatatatctaaatatatataaagGTACGTATTTAGAAAATACAAAATGAAtattaatttgggatggagagaaTATTGTACAGGAGTATATGGTAAGAACTTAAGACACCTGCGCTACATATCTTCATTGTGATGTGCTTGGTTTCGTTTTCTGTTCACCGCGAAAATAAAATTCAAGTAGAGTCTCTTAGATCATCCACGGATGCCGATGGAACAAATACTCAACAATCAACACTTTTACAAGTGAAACtgaaataaaaaattgttgatGGAAATGGTCGGTTCTTTTCACTAGAAAAAACATCTAGTATTAGAGGATAGCACATGTAAATGTAAACTTTCTCTTTAGTATCGAAAGGATATAAGCTTACTGCAGCAGCAACCCAAATGCAGCTGAGCTTAAAATGGTTAAGCATGAAATTCGTGATCACCAACCTACAAACCAAGCCCAGTCCATCGGGAAAGCCCAACCCAACTACTCAGCACATCAGCAGACTGTATTACAAACCAACAAACTACGCCCGACCCATCAGGAAAGCCCAACCCAACTACTCACCACCAGGTGTCCAGATCACATCACCCGCTCACAAGTCAAAATCAACGGCCCAGATCTCAcctcccaaaccctagccctcACACCCCAACCCTCATATAATCTCGCTCACTCCCTCCCCGCCTCCACCCtttccaccccgccgccgcagccaccgcGCCGCtacccctcgccgccgccgcaaatggccgccgccgcgcgtccCCTGGTCTCCGTCAAGGCCCTGGAGGGCGACATGGCCACGGACTCTGCCGGCACCGCGCTGCCGGACGTCCTCCGCGCGCCGATCCGCCCCGACATCGTCCGCTTCGTCCACAAGCTCCAGTCCTGCAACAGCCGCCAGCCCTACGCGGTGTCTCGACGCGCCGGCCACCAGACCTCCGCGGAGTCCTGGGGGACGGGGCGTGCGGTGTCCCGTATCCCCCGTGTTCCCGGCGGCGGTACCCACCGCGCCGGCCAGGGAGCCTTCGGCAACATGTGCCGTGGCGGACGCATGTTCGCGCCCACCAAGATCTGGCGCCGCTGGCATCGTCGCGTCAACGTTCAcctccgccgcgtcgccgtcgcctccgccctcgccgccaccgccgttccATCCCTCGTCCTCGCCCGCGGCCACCGCGTGGAGTCCGTCCCCGAGCTCCCGCTCGTGGTCTCCGACTCCGCCGAGTCCATCGAGAAGACAGCCCAGGCCATCAAGATCCTCAAGCAGCTCGGTGCCTACGCTGATGCTGAGAAGGCCAAGGACTCCGTTGGCATCCGCcccggcaagggaaagatgcgcAACCGTCGCTACATCAACCGCAAGGGACCCCTCATTGTCTACGGCACGGAGGGCTCCAAGATCGTCAAGGCTTTCCGCAACCTCCCTGGTGTTGATGTTGCCAATGTCGAGCGCCTCAACCTGCTTGACCTCGCCCCTGGTGGCCACCTTGGCCGGTTCGTGATCTGGACCGAGAGCGCGTTCAAGAAGTTGGATGAGGTGTACGGTACCTTCGAGACGCCTTCGGCCAAGAAGAAGGGCTTCGTGCTCCCTAGGCCTAAGATGGCCAACGCTGACCTGTCCAGGCTCATCAACTCTGATGAGGTGCAGTCGGTCGTGAAGCCCATCAACAAGTTGGTGAAGCGCAGGGAGGCTAGGAAGAACCCGCTGAAGAACATGGCCGCTGTGCTCAAGCTGAACCCATACTTGGGGACTGCGCGTAAGATGGCAGCTCTTGCCGAGGCAGCGCGTGTCAAGGCCAGGAAGGAGAAGCTTGACTCCAAGAGGACCAAGCTCAGCCCAGTATGATAATtccttcctctctttcttttgcGTTGTGCTATATTTATTGTACGTTATTTAGTGTTGCATTGCTTTAGTTACTATCATTTCTTCGCTGTTGTTGCAGTATTAGATGTTTCACCATTTCCTATGCTTCCTAATAGAATAGTGTAGGATATACTTCTTGATTTGTAGCTCAGCGCTAATAAGTTTGTTGAGAGTGATAGTGCTTCTCATTGCACTTTCTAGATAGTCTTGATATGTTTAGTTATAATGCATGCTGCTGCACCCTTTAGGAACTGTTGTCATTGATTCTGCCTTTTCTGTGTACATCACAGCTGCTAGGCTAGCCATATCTCTTGATTTGTTTTGGAATTTGCTAGTTTCCTTAATGAATATATCTGTTTGCAATTTGTGGAACATGCCAAACTACCAATGCACACTAGGGAAATATCAGCGCACTTAATGTTGAGTTGTTGATGTGGCTTTCATCTAGTTCAGATGGAGCAATTTAACACTTCCATCCAATCTTCCAAGCATATTTAATATTAAGCATTATGTATGTAGTATGGTGAATGCTTGAGCCTGTGCCATGCAGTGTTGTATGTGTTGTCTTGATAATTACTACCATATAGCATAAATTTGCTATTATAGTACCTAGCTTGCTATaatttcttgtgtaaggtgtcCCGAATGTATGCCCTATGGTTTGGATATGCAGACCTCTATTTAGGTGCTGTTTGTTTCCCGCTTGATTGTGTGTGGCTGCTTACAGGCCAGATTGTTACAATCTGCAAGTTGCAACACACAATTAATAGTTGAACAAACAGGGCGTTGTGATCTAACTGTGATATCTAGTTAAT is a genomic window containing:
- the LOC117837932 gene encoding large ribosomal subunit protein uL4z — protein: MAAAARPLVSVKALEGDMATDSAGTALPDVLRAPIRPDIVRFVHKLQSCNSRQPYAVSRRAGHQTSAESWGTGRAVSRIPRVPGGGTHRAGQGAFGNMCRGGRMFAPTKIWRRWHRRVNVHLRRVAVASALAATAVPSLVLARGHRVESVPELPLVVSDSAESIEKTAQAIKILKQLGAYADAEKAKDSVGIRPGKGKMRNRRYINRKGPLIVYGTEGSKIVKAFRNLPGVDVANVERLNLLDLAPGGHLGRFVIWTESAFKKLDEVYGTFETPSAKKKGFVLPRPKMANADLSRLINSDEVQSVVKPINKLVKRREARKNPLKNMAAVLKLNPYLGTARKMAALAEAARVKARKEKLDSKRTKLSPEEASKVKAAGKAWYKTMISDSDYTEFENFTKWLGVTQ